A genomic stretch from Lysobacter soyae includes:
- a CDS encoding YraN family protein yields MAYRFPPGAERNDRRAQGAQIERSARFFLCGKGLTPFKENAHARVGEIDLVMFDGEALVFVEVRYRARDTHGGALASVDWHKQRKLIRAAEMFLLRHPRLAQRPCRFDVVCVKGDMDSLDFLHVRDAFRVDDVYR; encoded by the coding sequence ATGGCGTACCGGTTTCCACCGGGCGCTGAACGTAACGACCGTCGTGCCCAAGGCGCGCAGATCGAAAGGTCTGCGCGTTTTTTCTTGTGTGGGAAAGGACTGACACCATTCAAGGAGAATGCCCACGCGCGCGTCGGCGAAATCGATCTTGTGATGTTCGACGGCGAGGCACTGGTGTTTGTCGAAGTGCGCTATCGCGCTCGCGACACCCATGGCGGCGCACTGGCGTCCGTCGATTGGCATAAGCAACGCAAGCTCATCCGCGCCGCTGAGATGTTCCTCTTGCGCCACCCGCGGCTCGCGCAGCGTCCTTGTCGTTTTGATGTGGTCTGCGTGAAGGGCGATATGGATTCACTGGATTTTCTCCACGTCCGTGATGCGTTTCGCGTGGATGATGTGTATCGCTAG
- the thiL gene encoding thiamine-phosphate kinase, with amino-acid sequence MKSAGEFDLIEFIRTQQSVVRPDVLLGIGDDAAMLQAPADHALVMCSDTLNEGVHFPVGTDPEAIGWKSLAVNLSDLAAMGACPSWCLLNLCLPESDTRWLERFTNGFFELAAAHDVVLVGGDTTRGPLSISVTACGFVPRELALTRSGAKVGDDIWVSGTLGDAALALRRMLAGESVPAELMDALDRPTPRVALGSALRGFASSCIDVSDGVLQDLGHVCAASGLAAEVAGDWLPVSDAFDALAPREARLQLQSSGDDYELCFSAAPGYRNLLVDLAEKLDLRLTRIGSFTSGQGVHLTQAGRLSALEKRGHAHF; translated from the coding sequence ATGAAGTCCGCGGGTGAGTTCGATTTGATCGAATTCATTCGCACACAACAAAGTGTGGTTCGCCCCGACGTGCTGTTGGGCATCGGTGATGATGCGGCCATGCTTCAGGCCCCCGCCGATCATGCATTGGTGATGTGCAGTGACACCCTGAATGAAGGTGTCCACTTCCCGGTCGGGACAGATCCCGAAGCCATCGGATGGAAATCCCTCGCGGTCAACCTCTCCGATCTTGCCGCGATGGGTGCATGCCCGTCGTGGTGCCTGCTCAATCTATGTCTGCCCGAATCCGACACCCGTTGGCTCGAGCGATTCACCAATGGGTTCTTCGAACTGGCGGCGGCACACGATGTGGTCTTGGTCGGCGGAGACACGACACGCGGACCGCTCTCCATTTCCGTGACGGCCTGTGGCTTCGTGCCCAGAGAACTGGCGCTGACACGTTCGGGCGCGAAAGTCGGTGATGACATTTGGGTGAGCGGCACTTTGGGCGACGCGGCACTCGCACTTCGTCGAATGCTGGCGGGTGAATCCGTGCCGGCTGAACTGATGGATGCGTTGGACCGACCGACACCCAGAGTGGCGCTTGGCAGCGCACTACGCGGATTTGCATCCTCCTGTATCGATGTCAGCGACGGCGTGCTGCAAGACTTGGGGCATGTGTGTGCCGCGAGCGGACTCGCCGCGGAAGTGGCGGGTGATTGGCTCCCGGTATCGGATGCCTTCGATGCTCTGGCTCCTCGCGAAGCGCGCCTTCAGCTGCAATCCTCTGGTGACGATTACGAACTCTGCTTCAGCGCGGCTCCGGGTTACCGCAACCTGCTCGTCGATTTGGCCGAAAAACTGGATCTGCGATTGACGCGGATCGGGAGCTTCACCTCAGGACAGGGCGTGCATCTGACGCAAGCAGGACGCCTGTCCGCTTTGGAAAAACGCGGCCACGCGCATTTTTGA
- the nusB gene encoding transcription antitermination factor NusB, protein MSRTPHGVDPVLRTRARRRAMQAVYAWQMSGGEARSVIAQFAHEQAREQADLIYFEDLVRGVIEHQATLDTALNKYLDRDVDQVDGVERAVLRIATYELRHRIDVPYRVVINEAIETAKRFGAEHGHTFVNGVLDQAALEWRAVETQAGKHK, encoded by the coding sequence GTCGTACCCCCCATGGCGTTGATCCCGTTCTCCGTACGCGTGCGCGCCGGCGTGCGATGCAAGCCGTTTACGCATGGCAAATGTCGGGTGGGGAGGCACGTTCTGTCATTGCGCAATTCGCTCACGAGCAAGCACGAGAACAAGCCGATCTGATCTATTTCGAAGATCTGGTGCGCGGCGTAATCGAACACCAAGCCACACTCGATACCGCGCTCAACAAGTATCTCGATCGTGATGTGGACCAAGTCGATGGCGTCGAACGCGCTGTGCTGCGTATCGCCACCTACGAATTGCGTCATCGCATTGACGTTCCCTATCGCGTCGTGATCAATGAAGCGATTGAAACCGCCAAACGCTTCGGCGCCGAGCACGGCCACACCTTCGTCAACGGGGTGCTCGACCAAGCCGCGCTCGAATGGCGTGCGGTGGAAACCCAAGCGGGCAAACACAAATGA